The following are encoded in a window of Panicum virgatum strain AP13 chromosome 5N, P.virgatum_v5, whole genome shotgun sequence genomic DNA:
- the LOC120675581 gene encoding protein THYLAKOID ASSEMBLY 8, chloroplastic-like: protein MASLLFAPRPAPGSRPAPGPTARPRRGASTITCGPRDNRGPLQRGRSLSTEAILAIQSLKRLTAADRSPAAASAAAASALGRLLKADLVAAMAELQRQGLWSLALAALHVARAEPWYRPDPALYATFVSSAPEDSGDAVDALVEAFLEEKARGGGFVDGEEDVYKLTRLLRALVAKGRGRAAWGVYEAAVRRGGLDVDEYVYRVMARGMRRLGLDEEAAEVEADLAQWEATISPPARDVLDEMRAREKSKTKASAS, encoded by the coding sequence ATGGCGTCCCTCCTCTTCGCCCCGCGCCCCGCGCCGGGCTCCCGGCCGGCGCCGGGACCCACGGCGCGTCCCAGGCGGGGTGCGAGTACAATCACCTGCGGCCCGCGCGACAACCGGGGCCCGCTGCAGCGCGGGCGGTCGCTCTCCACGGAGGCCATCCTCGCCATCCAGTCGCTGAAGCGCCTCACCGCCGCGGAccgctccccggcggcggcctccgcggcggccgcgtccgCGCTCGGCCGCCTGCTCAAGGCCGACCTcgtggccgccatggccgagctccagcgccagGGCCTCTGgtccctcgccctcgccgcgctcCACGTCGCGCGCGCCGAGCCCTGGTACCGCCCGGACCCGGCGCTCTACGCCACCTTCGTCTCCTCCGCGCCGGAGGACTCCGGCGACGCCGTGGACGCGCTCGTGGAGGCGTTCCTGGAGGAgaaggcgcgcggcggcgggttcgTCGACGGGGAGGAGGACGTGTACAAGCTCACCAGGCTGCTGCGCGCGCTGGTGGCCAAGGGGAGGGGCCGCGCGGCGTGGGGGGTGTACGAGGCGGCGGTGAGGAGGGGAGGCCTCGACGTCGACGAGTACGTGTACAGGGTGATGGCGAGGGGGATGAGGCGGCTGGGGCTCGACGAGGAGGCCGCGGAGGTGGAGGCCGACCTCGCCCAGTGGGAGGCCACCATCTCGCCGCCCGCCAGGGACGTGCTCGACGAAATGCGCGCGAGGGAGAAGAGCAAGACGAAAGCCTCAGCCTCGTAG
- the LOC120675578 gene encoding importin subunit alpha-2-like isoform X2: MADGSASASPSSASPHQNHRDAIKSSVHNSASSRRREHAIAVGKERREALMRAKRVCRAPLSGSDETVMEEGDMVIDEKKADLEARTAQAVEELKSALSTQAKVAQKKKIEVLRALRHLLSQSEVPPVEAAIKAGAIPLLVQYLSFGSSDEQLLEAAWCLTNIAAGEPEETKSLLPALPLLIAHLGEKSSTHVAEQCAWAVGNVAGEGADLRSKLLAQGALWPLARLMLSNKGSTARTAAWALSNLIKGPDPKAANELISIDGVLNAIIRNLEKADEELATEVAWVVVYLSALSEKATSLIVRSLVPQLLIGRLLSSENLQLLIPVLRSLGNLVAGDGYMVDSVLIVGNSITALSSLIKCLKSDNRVLKKEASWAMSNIAAGSFEHKKLIFASEAMPLLMHLLMTAQFDIRREAAYTLGNLCVVPAANDGPPNIIVDHLVAIVNGGALPGFINLVRSADIESARLGLQFQELVMRGYPNGQGPKLVEREDGIEAMERFQFHENELMRNMANGLVDKYFGEDYGLD, encoded by the exons ATGGCCGACGGAAGCGCCTCTGCCTCGCCGTCCTCCGCTTCTCCTCACCAGAACCACCGAGATGCCATCAAGTCTTCAG TGCACAATTCAGCATCTAGCCGGAGGAGGGAACATGCTATTGCAGTAGGGAAGGAAAGAAGGGAAGCCTTGATGCGTGCAAAGCGTGTATGTCGAGCTCCTCTTTCTGGCAGTGACGAGACTGTAATGGAAGAGGGTGATATGGTTATTGATGAGAAGAAAGCAGATCTTGAAGCACGGACGGCTCAAGCTGTTGAAGAATTGAAATCTGCTTTATCAACCCA GGCCAAAGTGGCTCAGAAGAAGAAAATAGAGGTGCTTCGTGCTTTAAGACATTTGTTGTCACAGTCTGAAGTACCTCCTGTTGAAGCAGCAATTAAAGCTGGAGCGATACCTCTTCTAGTGCAGTATCTATCATTTGGATCATCAGATGAACAG TTGCTAGAGGCTGCTTGGTGCCTTACAAACATAGCAGCGGGGGAACCCGAAGAAACTAAGTCCTTACTGCCTGCTCTACCGTTGCTCATTGCTCACCTTGGTG AGAAGAGCTCCACACATGTCGCCGAGCAATGTGCATGGGCCGTTGGTAATGTTGCTGGTGAAGGAGCAGACCTGAGAAGCAAATTACTCGCTCAAGGTGCTTTGTGGCCCCTTGCTCGTTTAATGCTGTCAAACAAGGGTTCTACAGCAAGGACTGCTGCTTGGGCATTGTCAAATCTTATCAAG GGGCCTGATCCCAAGGCTGCAAATGAGCTTATTAGCATTGACGGTGTGCTGAATGCAATCATACGGAACTTGGAGAAGGC AGATGAAGAGCTAGCAACTGAGGTGGCGTGGGTAGTGGTCTATCTTTCAGCACTTTCAGAAAAAGCTACCAGCCTAATAGTAAGAAGTTTGGTGCCTCAATTGCTGATTGGACGCCTCCTATCATCTGAGAACTTGCAGTTACTCATTCCG GTACTTCGCAGTTTAGGAAATCTTGTAGCCGGTGATGGATACATGGTTGATTCAGTCCTAATTGTTGGAAACAGTATTACAG CCCTATCAAGTCTTATAAAGTGTTTGAAGAGTGACAATAGGGTTCTCAAAAAG GAGGCATCATGGGCCATGTCAAATATTGCAGCAGGCAGTTTCGAGCACAAGAAATTGATTTTTGCCAGTGAGGCGATGCCTTTGCTGATGCACCTCCTCATGACTGCACAATTCGACATCCGCAGGGAAGCAGCATACACCCTGGGTAATCTGTGTGTTGTCCCAGCAGCAAATGATGGGCCCCCAAACATAATTGTGGATCATTTGGTCGCTATCGTAAATGGTGGGGCCCTTCCTGGGTTTATAAATTTGGTGAGATCTGCTGACATAGAGAGCGCGAGGCTTGGGCTTCAGTTCCAGGAACTG GTGATGAGGGGATACCCCAATGGGCAAGGTCCAAAGCTCGTGGAGAGGGAGGACGGCATTGAGGCTATGGAGAGATTTCAGTTCCATGAGAATGAGCTGATGAGGAATATGGCCAACGGGTTGGTCGACAAATACTTTGGCGAAGACTATGGCCTTGATTGA
- the LOC120675578 gene encoding importin subunit alpha-2-like isoform X1 — protein sequence MADGSASASPSSASPHQNHRDAIKSSVHNSASSRRREHAIAVGKERREALMRAKRVCRAPLSGSDETVMEEGDMVIDEKKADLEARTAQAVEELKSALSTQAKVAQKKKIEVLRALRHLLSQSEVPPVEAAIKAGAIPLLVQYLSFGSSDEQLLEAAWCLTNIAAGEPEETKSLLPALPLLIAHLGEKSSTHVAEQCAWAVGNVAGEGADLRSKLLAQGALWPLARLMLSNKGSTARTAAWALSNLIKGPDPKAANELISIDGVLNAIIRNLEKADEELATEVAWVVVYLSALSEKATSLIVRSLVPQLLIGRLLSSENLQLLIPVLRSLGNLVAGDGYMVDSVLIVGNSITDQALSSLIKCLKSDNRVLKKEASWAMSNIAAGSFEHKKLIFASEAMPLLMHLLMTAQFDIRREAAYTLGNLCVVPAANDGPPNIIVDHLVAIVNGGALPGFINLVRSADIESARLGLQFQELVMRGYPNGQGPKLVEREDGIEAMERFQFHENELMRNMANGLVDKYFGEDYGLD from the exons ATGGCCGACGGAAGCGCCTCTGCCTCGCCGTCCTCCGCTTCTCCTCACCAGAACCACCGAGATGCCATCAAGTCTTCAG TGCACAATTCAGCATCTAGCCGGAGGAGGGAACATGCTATTGCAGTAGGGAAGGAAAGAAGGGAAGCCTTGATGCGTGCAAAGCGTGTATGTCGAGCTCCTCTTTCTGGCAGTGACGAGACTGTAATGGAAGAGGGTGATATGGTTATTGATGAGAAGAAAGCAGATCTTGAAGCACGGACGGCTCAAGCTGTTGAAGAATTGAAATCTGCTTTATCAACCCA GGCCAAAGTGGCTCAGAAGAAGAAAATAGAGGTGCTTCGTGCTTTAAGACATTTGTTGTCACAGTCTGAAGTACCTCCTGTTGAAGCAGCAATTAAAGCTGGAGCGATACCTCTTCTAGTGCAGTATCTATCATTTGGATCATCAGATGAACAG TTGCTAGAGGCTGCTTGGTGCCTTACAAACATAGCAGCGGGGGAACCCGAAGAAACTAAGTCCTTACTGCCTGCTCTACCGTTGCTCATTGCTCACCTTGGTG AGAAGAGCTCCACACATGTCGCCGAGCAATGTGCATGGGCCGTTGGTAATGTTGCTGGTGAAGGAGCAGACCTGAGAAGCAAATTACTCGCTCAAGGTGCTTTGTGGCCCCTTGCTCGTTTAATGCTGTCAAACAAGGGTTCTACAGCAAGGACTGCTGCTTGGGCATTGTCAAATCTTATCAAG GGGCCTGATCCCAAGGCTGCAAATGAGCTTATTAGCATTGACGGTGTGCTGAATGCAATCATACGGAACTTGGAGAAGGC AGATGAAGAGCTAGCAACTGAGGTGGCGTGGGTAGTGGTCTATCTTTCAGCACTTTCAGAAAAAGCTACCAGCCTAATAGTAAGAAGTTTGGTGCCTCAATTGCTGATTGGACGCCTCCTATCATCTGAGAACTTGCAGTTACTCATTCCG GTACTTCGCAGTTTAGGAAATCTTGTAGCCGGTGATGGATACATGGTTGATTCAGTCCTAATTGTTGGAAACAGTATTACAG ATCAAGCCCTATCAAGTCTTATAAAGTGTTTGAAGAGTGACAATAGGGTTCTCAAAAAG GAGGCATCATGGGCCATGTCAAATATTGCAGCAGGCAGTTTCGAGCACAAGAAATTGATTTTTGCCAGTGAGGCGATGCCTTTGCTGATGCACCTCCTCATGACTGCACAATTCGACATCCGCAGGGAAGCAGCATACACCCTGGGTAATCTGTGTGTTGTCCCAGCAGCAAATGATGGGCCCCCAAACATAATTGTGGATCATTTGGTCGCTATCGTAAATGGTGGGGCCCTTCCTGGGTTTATAAATTTGGTGAGATCTGCTGACATAGAGAGCGCGAGGCTTGGGCTTCAGTTCCAGGAACTG GTGATGAGGGGATACCCCAATGGGCAAGGTCCAAAGCTCGTGGAGAGGGAGGACGGCATTGAGGCTATGGAGAGATTTCAGTTCCATGAGAATGAGCTGATGAGGAATATGGCCAACGGGTTGGTCGACAAATACTTTGGCGAAGACTATGGCCTTGATTGA
- the LOC120672677 gene encoding cell number regulator 8-like, whose protein sequence is MGAAADNHVEESSPLLPAAVGAAIPADEKPPLAPAPAPEATKLYADGVPVVIGEPVAAHAIPRESWSSGILSCLGRNDEFCSSDLEVCLLGSVAPCVLYGSNVERLAAGQSTFANSCFTYTGLYMLGSSLFGWNCLAPWFSHPTRTAIRQRYNLEGSFEAFTRQCGCCGGLMEDEERREHLEVACDFATHYLCHPCALCQEARELRRRVPHPGFNNGRSVFVMMPPMEQTMGRGM, encoded by the exons atgggcgccgccgccgacaaccACGTGGAGGAGTCGAGCCCCCTCCTCCCAGCTGCGGTCGGCGCCGCCATCCCCGCGGACGAGAAGCCCCCGCTggcgccggctccggctccggaggcCACCAAGCTCTACGCCGATGGGGTTCCCGTCGTGATCGGCGAGCCGGTCGCGGCGCACGCCATCCCGCGGGAGAGCTGGAGCTCCGGGATCCTCTCCTGCCTCGGCCGCAACGACGAGTTCTGCAGCAGCGACCTCGAAGTGT GTCTTCTTGGAAGCGTAGCACCATGTGTGCTGTATGGTAGTAATGTTGAAAGGCTTGCGGCTGGACAAAGCACTTTTGCAAACAGCTGTTTCACTTACACTGGTCTCTATATGCTTGGAAGCTCCCTCTTTGGGTGGAACTGCCTAGCCCCATGGTTCTCTCATCCCACTCGTACAGCTATTCGCCAGCGCTACAATCTTGAG GGTAGCTTTGAGGCTTTCACAAGGCAATGTGGGTGCTGCGGTGGTCTGATGGAGGACGAGGAGAGGCGCGAGCACCTAGAGGTTGCCTGTGACTTTGCAACCCACTACCTCTGCCACCCCTGCGCCCTCTGCCAGGAGGCGCGGGAGCTGCGCCGCAGGGTCCCCCATCCTGGTTTCAACAACGGGCGCTCCGTCTTCGTCATGATGCCACCCATGGAGCAGACAATGGGGCGTGGCATGTGA
- the LOC120672678 gene encoding mitochondrial import inner membrane translocase subunit TIM14-1-like, which yields MATPLIAGLAVAATALAGRYGIQAWQAYKARPIVPRMRKFYEGGFQPTMNRREAALILGVRESANAEKVKEAHKRVMVANHPDAGGSHYLASKINEAKDVLTGKTRGGGSAF from the exons ATG GCAACGCCACTTATAGCAGGACTTGCAGTTGCAGCAACTGCTCTAGCCGGTAGATATGGCATCCAAGCTTGGCAAGCTTATAAGGCAAGGCCTATAGTTCCAAGGATGCGCAAATTCTATGAAGGTGGCTTTCAACCTACAATGAACCGAAGGGAAGCTGCATTAATCCTTGGTGTCAG GGAATCTGCCAATGCAGAGAAGGTCAAAGAGGCGCACAAGAGGGTAATGGTCGCCAACCATCCGGATGCGGGTGGAAGTCATTACCTTGCTTCAAAGATTAACGAGGCGAAGGATGTGTTGACGGGGAAAACCAGAGGAGGCGGGTCGGCCTTTTGA